A portion of the Halopelagius inordinatus genome contains these proteins:
- a CDS encoding BMP family lipoprotein, translating into MDRRKFIKATGLAGAVGLAGCTGGPSDESGGDETTEGTSGDTTESEQTTGESEPAAQVGVVYATGGLGDGSFNDQAQQGVQQAADEFGVAYNEAQPDEVSQFKNFQQQFASSTNPNYDLVSCIGYLQADALSETASSYPDQQFMIVDSAVDADNVASYVFKEHEGSFLAGQMAGLLTTQEFSAGDGETKPDQKTVGFVGGEEGGLIAKFEAGFAAGVKNADDSVEVQSSYVGSFNDPSAGKEAALSMYNSGADIVYHAAGNTGTGVFQAAQEQGAFAIGVDRDQSLTKPSFAGVILGSMVKRVDTAVYNSIESVVEDSFEGGSTVTLGLEQEGVALVYGDSLGSEVPSDVKDSVESVRQEIIDGDVSVPTDPSEV; encoded by the coding sequence ATGGATAGACGGAAGTTCATCAAGGCGACCGGCCTCGCGGGTGCAGTCGGACTCGCGGGCTGTACGGGCGGACCGAGCGACGAAAGCGGCGGCGACGAGACGACCGAGGGTACCTCGGGCGACACCACCGAAAGCGAGCAGACGACCGGCGAGTCCGAACCGGCGGCGCAGGTCGGCGTCGTGTACGCGACTGGCGGCCTCGGCGACGGGTCGTTCAACGACCAAGCACAGCAGGGGGTTCAACAGGCCGCAGACGAGTTCGGCGTCGCGTACAACGAGGCGCAACCCGACGAGGTATCGCAGTTCAAAAACTTCCAACAGCAGTTCGCCAGTTCGACGAACCCGAACTACGACCTGGTCTCCTGTATCGGCTACCTGCAGGCGGACGCGCTCTCGGAGACGGCGTCTTCGTACCCGGACCAGCAGTTCATGATCGTCGACAGCGCCGTCGACGCCGACAACGTCGCGAGCTACGTGTTCAAAGAGCACGAGGGCTCGTTCCTCGCCGGTCAGATGGCCGGTCTGCTGACGACCCAAGAGTTCAGCGCGGGCGACGGCGAGACGAAACCCGACCAGAAGACTGTCGGCTTCGTCGGCGGCGAGGAAGGCGGCCTCATCGCCAAGTTCGAGGCCGGATTCGCGGCCGGAGTCAAGAACGCCGACGACTCGGTCGAGGTCCAGTCCTCCTACGTCGGTAGCTTCAACGACCCCTCGGCGGGGAAGGAGGCGGCGCTGTCGATGTACAACAGCGGTGCGGACATCGTCTACCACGCCGCGGGTAACACGGGTACCGGCGTCTTCCAGGCCGCACAAGAGCAGGGAGCGTTCGCCATCGGCGTCGACCGCGACCAGTCGCTGACGAAGCCCTCCTTTGCGGGCGTCATCCTCGGGAGCATGGTCAAACGCGTCGACACCGCGGTGTACAACTCCATCGAGTCGGTCGTCGAAGACAGCTTCGAGGGTGGCTCGACGGTCACGCTCGGTCTGGAGCAAGAGGGCGTCGCCCTCGTCTACGGCGACTCGCTCGGCTCCGAAGTTCCGTCCGACGTGAAAGACTCCGTCGAATCCGTCCGTCAGGAGATCATCGACGGGGACGTCTCCGTCCCGACGGACCCGTCCGAAGTCTAA
- a CDS encoding phosphopentomutase/phosphoglucosamine mutase, with protein MELFGTAGIRGTVTTRVTPELALAVGRAVGLDVVESGGRPDVVVGRDGRTTGPGLAAAVESGLESAGANVVRVGVVPTPTLAYASQGRHGVMLTASHNPPTDNGIKLFTDGEEYDRTLERAVEERVEAGTEPVPWDEWGDSRGEEVLPEYREAVTAYARDHGASCEGLRVAVDCGNGVSAVATPRVLDELGAHVVSLNGQVDGHFPGRESKPTPETLRDLRAFVADSECDFGIGHDGDSDRIVIIGPDGDVVHEDTVVAVLSEHYVRSSDVSDPVVVTTPNASGRIDERVAAAGGRVERVRLGALHEGIASARADGGDVVFAAEPWKHVHTAFGGWIDGVASAAVFSRLVAESGLSGLREPVTERPYRKVSVACPDEAKTAAMRTLESTLPDRFPGASANTDYGVRIERPDNSWILVRPSGTEPYVRVYAEADDVDALVEAATDVVEDAVEAAS; from the coding sequence ATGGAACTCTTCGGAACCGCGGGAATCCGCGGCACCGTCACGACGCGCGTGACCCCGGAACTCGCACTCGCCGTGGGTCGCGCCGTGGGTCTGGACGTCGTCGAGTCCGGCGGGCGGCCGGACGTGGTCGTGGGGCGCGACGGGCGGACGACGGGGCCGGGTCTCGCCGCGGCGGTCGAATCGGGTCTCGAATCCGCGGGCGCGAACGTCGTCAGAGTCGGCGTCGTGCCCACACCGACCCTCGCGTACGCCTCGCAGGGTCGCCACGGCGTGATGCTCACCGCCTCGCACAACCCGCCGACGGACAACGGCATCAAACTGTTCACGGACGGCGAGGAGTACGACCGGACGCTCGAACGCGCGGTCGAAGAACGGGTCGAGGCGGGCACCGAACCGGTCCCGTGGGACGAGTGGGGCGACTCCCGCGGAGAGGAGGTTCTCCCCGAGTACAGAGAGGCCGTGACGGCGTACGCCCGCGACCACGGCGCGTCCTGTGAGGGTCTCCGGGTCGCGGTGGACTGCGGCAACGGCGTCTCGGCAGTCGCGACGCCCCGGGTTCTCGACGAACTCGGCGCGCACGTCGTGAGCCTCAACGGGCAGGTGGACGGTCACTTCCCCGGGCGGGAGTCGAAACCGACGCCCGAGACGCTTCGGGACCTTCGTGCGTTCGTCGCGGACTCCGAGTGCGACTTCGGAATCGGACACGACGGCGACTCCGACCGAATCGTCATCATCGGCCCCGACGGCGACGTGGTCCACGAGGACACCGTCGTGGCCGTCCTCTCGGAGCACTACGTCCGGTCGAGCGACGTTTCGGACCCGGTGGTCGTGACCACGCCCAACGCTTCGGGGCGCATCGACGAACGGGTGGCGGCCGCGGGCGGGCGGGTCGAACGCGTCCGACTCGGTGCCCTCCACGAGGGTATCGCGTCCGCCCGCGCCGACGGCGGCGACGTGGTCTTTGCGGCGGAACCGTGGAAACACGTCCACACCGCGTTCGGCGGGTGGATAGACGGCGTCGCGTCGGCGGCGGTGTTCTCGCGTCTCGTCGCCGAGTCCGGTCTCTCCGGACTCCGCGAACCCGTGACGGAACGACCCTACCGGAAGGTGAGCGTCGCCTGCCCGGACGAGGCGAAGACGGCGGCGATGCGGACGCTGGAATCGACGCTCCCCGACCGGTTCCCCGGGGCGTCCGCGAACACGGACTACGGCGTCCGAATCGAACGCCCGGACAACTCGTGGATACTCGTCCGCCCGTCCGGCACCGAACCGTACGTTCGGGTGTACGCCGAGGCCGACGACGTAGACGCCCTCGTGGAGGCGGCCACGGACGTCGTCGAAGACGCCGTCGAGGCGGCGTCCTGA
- a CDS encoding acylphosphatase, whose product MSSDDRVRAHVFVSGRVQGVFYRASTRDAARERGVDGWVRNLDDGRVEAVFEGPRPDVEQMVEWCHTGSTAADVEGVEVTYDDPEGESGFEIRR is encoded by the coding sequence ATGAGTTCCGACGACAGAGTGCGCGCACACGTCTTCGTCTCCGGGCGGGTACAGGGCGTCTTCTACCGAGCGAGCACGCGCGACGCCGCCCGCGAACGCGGCGTGGACGGGTGGGTCCGAAACCTCGACGACGGTCGCGTGGAGGCCGTCTTCGAGGGGCCGCGACCGGACGTCGAGCAGATGGTCGAGTGGTGTCACACCGGGAGTACCGCCGCGGACGTCGAGGGCGTAGAGGTCACCTACGACGACCCCGAGGGCGAATCGGGGTTCGAGATTCGGCGGTGA
- a CDS encoding TrmB family transcriptional regulator: MNPIRTDGGAPRGGENEDGAGSDGSATNGEHEAVESLEALGLSNYAARVFVALQKLGVGTAKQIHELANVPRSQVYGAAEELESLGLVELQQSTPKRYRPVGLDAARRRLAEELKSEADRAFDYLEAARRQRTSGETRDDVWTVRGREPASNRLIELTEQAQERVIFAAPDTDLVPTELVAVLAERADAGVTVRVVSESAAVRTRFEKAAASVAVSEPLDVPTADFNGRVLLVDRRVVFLSVAPPSNPTEETAIWSADTAMADMLSRIIEETLFNY, translated from the coding sequence GTGAATCCGATTCGGACGGACGGCGGCGCTCCCCGCGGCGGGGAGAACGAAGACGGCGCCGGAAGCGACGGGTCGGCGACGAACGGCGAACACGAGGCCGTCGAGTCGCTGGAAGCGTTGGGACTTTCGAACTACGCCGCCCGCGTCTTCGTCGCACTGCAGAAACTCGGCGTCGGGACGGCAAAGCAGATTCACGAACTCGCGAACGTGCCGCGGTCGCAGGTGTACGGCGCGGCCGAGGAACTGGAGTCGCTCGGGTTGGTCGAACTCCAACAGTCCACGCCGAAGCGCTACCGGCCGGTCGGTCTGGACGCCGCCCGGCGGCGACTGGCGGAGGAACTGAAGTCCGAGGCCGACCGCGCGTTCGACTACTTGGAGGCGGCGCGGCGACAGCGCACGTCGGGCGAGACGCGAGACGACGTCTGGACGGTCCGCGGGCGCGAACCGGCCAGCAACCGCCTGATAGAACTCACAGAGCAGGCCCAAGAACGGGTCATCTTCGCCGCGCCCGACACCGACCTCGTCCCGACCGAACTCGTCGCCGTCCTCGCCGAACGGGCCGACGCGGGCGTCACCGTCCGCGTCGTCAGCGAGAGCGCGGCGGTCCGCACCCGATTCGAGAAGGCGGCGGCGTCCGTCGCCGTCTCCGAACCGCTGGACGTCCCCACCGCGGATTTCAACGGTCGAGTGCTGCTCGTCGACCGCCGCGTGGTGTTTCTCTCCGTCGCCCCGCCGTCGAACCCGACGGAGGAGACGGCAATCTGGAGCGCCGACACCGCGATGGCCGACATGCTCTCGCGAATCATCGAGGAGACGCTCTTCAACTACTGA
- a CDS encoding efflux RND transporter permease subunit — translation MDLDHQRAVDWADDHIVNRPGKVMLAFFVVTAVFMVGLGGVSTEAGTQQFAEDIPAQDALDRVNNEFGASFSDDPGSTQLIQRGQNVLSKQSMVQMLRMQEKLEERPDMYVSGTSSAAGVVAQTIDPNATTLESQIRVLERATPTEVRRAVRQNADNPGFTGTLSNDFNAEGASASATIGVVQHSLPAEVSGSSAGQSGSSPLTPIQTQAQRIADTSEGDITVFGSGIVSQEFSTVTSDSLLIVTPAAVILIVLFLVVAYRDLVDLLLGTFSLAMTVIWTFGFLGLAGIPFNQIMIAVPPLLLAVGIDFGIHAVNRYREDRATGLGIDDAMQVATDQLLVAFFIVTGTTVIGFLANLASDLPPIRDFGVVAGVGIIFTFLIFGVFLPAAKVWIDHKREKYPIPTFNDSPLGQEGSALGDVLSVGVGIADRAPAIFLVLVLLLSVGAGAYATGVDTSFSQEDFLPPEEVPAYLEALPEPFAPSDYTVVSQLNFLEDKFTSSQGGSVTVYVEGRMENDAALEQVYRAGDNPPSSFVSEDRRAESQSIVTVIQSLAERDREFAALVERNDRNDNGVPDQNLGEIYDYLESSPVESQAAEYLSDDRRSTRVQYTVSADATDREATNDARQVADRFRYDAVATGSTIVFLEVSDLIFTSAVTSLALALGGTVIFLLFIYWLLEDLPSIAIANLVPIVASVAFVAATMRLLDISFNAFTATILSLTIGLGIDYSVHIVHRFLDERKKTDVMTSLRRTVVGTGGALMGSMLTTSFGIGVLVLSVLSVLGQFGVLTAISIIYSFLTSLLVLPPALVVWDRFVNDDPNEPMGGGPDSPSDSDSPMSESPEARLL, via the coding sequence CGGAACCCAGCAGTTCGCCGAAGACATCCCGGCCCAAGACGCGTTAGACCGGGTGAACAACGAGTTCGGCGCGTCGTTCAGCGACGACCCCGGCAGCACGCAACTCATCCAACGCGGCCAGAACGTCCTCTCGAAGCAGTCGATGGTGCAGATGCTTCGGATGCAAGAGAAATTAGAGGAGCGCCCGGATATGTACGTCAGCGGGACGTCATCGGCGGCGGGCGTCGTCGCACAGACCATCGACCCGAACGCGACGACGCTCGAATCGCAGATTCGCGTCCTCGAACGCGCGACGCCGACCGAGGTTCGGCGCGCGGTCCGCCAGAACGCCGACAATCCCGGTTTCACCGGCACGCTGAGCAACGACTTCAACGCCGAGGGCGCCTCGGCGTCGGCGACCATCGGCGTCGTCCAACACTCTCTTCCGGCGGAAGTCTCCGGGTCGTCGGCGGGGCAGTCCGGTTCGAGTCCGTTGACGCCCATCCAGACGCAGGCCCAGCGTATCGCGGACACCTCCGAGGGTGATATCACCGTCTTCGGGAGCGGTATCGTCTCCCAGGAGTTCTCGACCGTCACCTCCGACTCGCTTCTCATCGTCACGCCCGCGGCGGTGATTCTCATCGTCCTCTTTCTCGTCGTCGCCTACCGCGACCTCGTAGACCTCCTCCTCGGGACGTTCTCGCTGGCGATGACGGTCATCTGGACGTTCGGCTTCCTCGGACTGGCGGGCATCCCGTTCAACCAGATCATGATCGCGGTACCGCCGTTGCTCTTGGCGGTGGGTATCGACTTCGGTATCCACGCGGTGAACCGCTACCGCGAGGACCGCGCGACCGGTCTCGGCATCGACGACGCGATGCAGGTGGCGACAGACCAGTTGCTCGTCGCCTTCTTCATCGTCACCGGCACGACAGTCATCGGATTCCTCGCGAACCTCGCGTCCGACCTGCCGCCCATCCGCGACTTCGGCGTCGTCGCGGGCGTCGGCATCATCTTCACCTTCCTCATCTTCGGGGTGTTCCTCCCCGCGGCGAAGGTGTGGATAGACCACAAACGCGAGAAGTACCCCATCCCGACGTTCAACGACTCTCCGCTCGGTCAGGAGGGGTCAGCGCTCGGCGACGTGTTGAGCGTCGGCGTCGGCATCGCCGACAGAGCCCCCGCCATCTTCCTCGTTCTCGTCTTGCTTCTCAGCGTCGGCGCGGGCGCGTACGCCACGGGCGTGGACACCTCGTTCTCGCAGGAGGACTTCCTCCCGCCCGAGGAGGTGCCCGCGTATCTGGAGGCCCTCCCGGAACCGTTCGCACCGAGCGACTACACCGTCGTCTCGCAGTTGAACTTCCTCGAAGACAAGTTCACGAGTTCGCAGGGCGGGTCAGTGACAGTGTACGTCGAAGGGCGGATGGAGAACGACGCCGCCCTCGAACAGGTGTACCGCGCGGGCGACAACCCGCCGTCGTCGTTCGTCTCCGAGGACCGCCGCGCCGAGTCCCAAAGCATCGTGACGGTCATCCAATCGCTCGCAGAACGGGACAGAGAGTTCGCGGCCCTCGTCGAACGCAACGACAGAAACGACAACGGGGTGCCCGACCAGAACCTCGGAGAGATATACGACTACCTCGAATCCTCGCCGGTGGAGTCACAGGCCGCCGAGTATCTCTCCGACGACCGACGGAGCACTCGCGTTCAGTACACCGTCTCGGCCGACGCCACGGACCGCGAAGCGACGAACGACGCGCGTCAGGTCGCAGACAGGTTCCGCTACGACGCCGTCGCCACCGGGAGCACCATCGTCTTCCTCGAGGTGTCCGACCTCATCTTCACCTCGGCGGTGACGAGTCTGGCTCTCGCACTCGGGGGAACCGTCATCTTCCTCCTCTTCATCTACTGGCTCTTGGAGGACCTGCCCTCTATCGCCATCGCAAATCTCGTCCCCATCGTCGCCTCTGTGGCGTTCGTCGCCGCGACGATGCGTCTCTTGGACATCTCCTTCAACGCCTTCACCGCGACCATCCTCTCTTTGACCATCGGGCTCGGCATCGACTACTCCGTCCACATCGTCCACCGGTTCCTCGACGAACGCAAGAAGACGGACGTGATGACGTCGCTTCGACGGACCGTCGTCGGGACGGGCGGTGCGCTGATGGGGAGCATGCTCACGACGTCGTTCGGTATCGGCGTGCTCGTGCTCTCTGTGCTGTCGGTCCTCGGGCAGTTCGGGGTGCTTACGGCCATCTCCATCATCTACTCGTTCCTCACCTCCCTGCTCGTCCTCCCGCCGGCCCTCGTCGTCTGGGACCGATTCGTGAACGACGACCCGAACGAACCGATGGGCGGCGGCCCCGACTCGCCGTCGGACTCCGACAGTCCTATGAGTGAATCCCCGGAGGCACGGTTGTTGTGA